In Natrinema amylolyticum, the following are encoded in one genomic region:
- a CDS encoding 30S ribosomal protein S9 — protein sequence MVTNTSGKKKTAVARATVREGEGRVRINSQPVELVEPEMSRLKMLEAFRIVGEDLRDEMDIDVRVEGGGISGQADAVRTAIARGIVQHSNDAELRDAFMEFDRSLLVNDVRQSEPKKWGGPGARARYQKSYR from the coding sequence ATGGTAACCAACACGAGTGGCAAGAAAAAGACGGCCGTCGCTCGCGCCACGGTGCGCGAAGGCGAGGGTCGCGTTCGAATCAATTCCCAACCCGTCGAACTGGTCGAACCGGAGATGTCCCGGCTCAAGATGCTCGAGGCGTTCCGCATCGTGGGCGAGGACCTCCGCGACGAGATGGATATCGACGTTCGCGTCGAGGGTGGCGGAATCAGTGGACAGGCCGACGCCGTCCGGACCGCCATCGCACGCGGGATCGTCCAGCACTCGAACGACGCCGAACTCCGCGACGCGTTCATGGAGTTCGATCGGTCGCTGCTGGTCAACGACGTTCGCCAGTCCGAACCGAAGAAGTGGGGCGGCCCGGGCGCTCGGGCGCGCTACCAGAAGTCCTACCGCTAA
- a CDS encoding 30S ribosomal protein S11 encodes MSQDDEKWGIAHVHASFNNTVMTVTDLTGAETIAKSSGGTAVKQNRDEASPYAAMQMAESVAEEVKAAGITGLHVHVRGPGGNLQKSPGPGAQATIRALARSGIEIGRIEDVTPIPHDGSRAPKGKGGY; translated from the coding sequence ATGAGTCAGGACGACGAAAAATGGGGCATTGCCCACGTACACGCATCGTTTAACAACACCGTCATGACCGTGACCGACCTCACGGGCGCGGAGACGATCGCCAAGTCCTCCGGTGGGACGGCGGTCAAGCAGAACCGCGACGAGGCGTCGCCGTACGCGGCCATGCAGATGGCCGAGTCCGTCGCCGAAGAGGTCAAAGCGGCCGGCATCACGGGCCTGCACGTTCACGTGCGCGGCCCCGGCGGCAACCTCCAGAAGTCCCCCGGTCCGGGCGCACAGGCGACGATCCGTGCGCTCGCCCGCTCGGGTATCGAGATCGGGCGCATCGAGGACGTCACGCCGATCCCGCACGACGGATCGCGCGCTCCGAAAGGCAAGGGCGGCTACTAG
- a CDS encoding 30S ribosomal protein S13: MSAEEPQEQEDDEDLRYFVRIGQTDLDGTKSVERSLSEMNGIGRRTARLIAEEAGVDRTATFGRLDDDVIDGVIEVVENYADEVPDWLNNRQDDFYSGETTHEIGNDLQLTRQHDINRMKMIDSYKGSRHKRGQKVRGQRTKSTGRTEGTIGVNVEEIREEQAEEAAAEEEDEGE; the protein is encoded by the coding sequence ATGAGCGCCGAAGAACCTCAAGAACAAGAAGACGACGAAGATCTTCGATACTTCGTTCGCATCGGGCAAACCGACCTCGATGGGACGAAGTCCGTCGAGCGCTCGCTCTCGGAGATGAACGGGATCGGTCGCCGAACCGCCCGGCTCATCGCCGAGGAAGCGGGTGTCGACCGAACGGCGACGTTCGGCCGACTCGACGACGACGTCATCGATGGCGTCATCGAAGTCGTCGAGAACTACGCTGACGAAGTCCCGGACTGGCTCAACAACCGTCAGGACGACTTTTACAGCGGCGAAACGACGCACGAGATCGGCAACGATCTCCAGTTGACTCGACAACACGACATCAACCGGATGAAGATGATCGACTCCTACAAGGGCTCTCGCCACAAGCGAGGCCAGAAGGTTCGCGGTCAGCGAACCAAGTCCACCGGTCGTACGGAGGGCACCATCGGAGTCAACGTCGAAGAGATCCGCGAAGAACAGGCCGAAGAGGCCGCCGCCGAAGAAGAGGACGAGGGTGAATAA
- a CDS encoding 50S ribosomal protein L18e — MSSKTNPRLNDLIAELKSTSREADADVWRDVADRLEKPRRTHAEVNLGRIERYAREEETVVVPGKVLGSGALQKNVTVAAVNFSSSAETKIDQVGESVSLEQALEDNPEGADVRVIR; from the coding sequence ATGAGTAGCAAGACTAATCCGAGGCTCAACGATCTTATCGCCGAGCTGAAGTCGACGTCCCGCGAAGCGGACGCCGACGTCTGGCGAGACGTTGCGGATCGACTCGAGAAGCCCCGGCGCACCCACGCTGAGGTGAACCTAGGCCGCATCGAGCGATACGCACGCGAAGAAGAGACTGTCGTCGTTCCCGGCAAAGTGCTGGGATCCGGCGCACTACAGAAGAACGTCACCGTCGCCGCCGTCAACTTCTCTTCGTCCGCAGAGACGAAGATTGATCAGGTCGGTGAATCGGTATCGCTCGAGCAAGCGCTCGAGGACAACCCCGAAGGGGCTGACGTCCGGGTGATTCGATGA
- a CDS encoding 50S ribosomal protein L13, which translates to MSLAEFDADLVVDAQDCILGRVASEVAQRALDGDRVAIVNAEDAVITGDKEDIFETYRTRLELGSDRGPYYPKRPDTIFKRSVRGMLPYKKTRGREALDSVRVYVGNPYENDDDHETEVLEGTSLDRLSNIRFVHLHEVSEQLGANVTW; encoded by the coding sequence ATGAGTCTCGCAGAGTTCGACGCAGATCTCGTCGTCGATGCACAGGACTGTATTCTCGGTCGGGTCGCGAGCGAAGTCGCCCAGCGCGCGCTGGACGGCGACCGCGTCGCGATCGTCAACGCCGAGGACGCGGTCATTACCGGCGACAAGGAAGACATCTTCGAGACGTACCGCACGCGGCTGGAACTCGGCTCGGACCGCGGGCCGTACTATCCTAAACGACCGGACACGATCTTCAAGCGGTCCGTTCGCGGGATGCTGCCGTACAAGAAAACCCGTGGCCGCGAGGCACTCGACAGCGTCCGCGTCTACGTCGGCAACCCCTACGAGAACGACGACGATCACGAAACGGAAGTGCTCGAGGGAACGTCACTGGATCGGCTGTCGAACATCCGCTTCGTCCACCTACACGAAGTGTCCGAACAGTTAGGTGCTAACGTCACATGGTAA
- a CDS encoding 30S ribosomal protein S4 — MPLGTDTKQYETPNHPYQGERIASEHSLVDRYGLSNKEELWRAQSELRSYRREARELLGQAQDDETVIRRSDEFLGRLKRVGILDETDELGDILSLEVEDILERRLQTVVYRSGLANTAQQARQFITHGHIVVDGQRHLVPSYVVDMDEEDLVAFDENSPLADELHPERAEGQ; from the coding sequence ATGCCACTCGGCACTGACACCAAGCAATACGAGACGCCGAACCACCCCTACCAGGGTGAGCGCATTGCCTCCGAACACTCCCTCGTCGACCGCTACGGGCTTTCCAACAAGGAAGAGCTCTGGCGCGCTCAGTCCGAGCTTCGCTCCTACCGGCGCGAGGCTCGAGAACTGCTCGGCCAGGCCCAGGACGACGAAACCGTCATCCGCCGCTCCGACGAGTTCCTCGGTCGGCTCAAACGCGTCGGCATCCTCGACGAGACCGACGAGCTCGGCGACATCCTGTCGCTCGAGGTCGAAGACATCCTCGAGCGCCGACTCCAGACGGTCGTCTATCGCAGCGGGCTGGCGAACACGGCCCAGCAGGCCCGTCAGTTCATCACCCACGGCCACATCGTGGTCGACGGGCAGCGCCACCTCGTTCCCTCCTACGTCGTCGATATGGACGAAGAGGATCTGGTGGCCTTCGACGAGAACAGTCCGCTCGCGGACGAACTCCACCCCGAACGCGCGGAGGGTCAGTAA
- a CDS encoding DNA-directed RNA polymerase subunit D: protein MTEEYDVEFVEREDREARFLVRGVTPGFANGIRRAMVADVPTMAIDTVRFVENSSVMFDEQLALRLGLVPLTTPPVGEFGDDDTVTLSIDVEGPDTAYSGDLVSSDDLVQPAEENVPIIDLKDGQRLEAEADAVIDRGKDHAKHQGGVAVGYRHLQRVEVDGELPEFEDEESRIIRGVIEDDGELVSTSEFDHDLSNRYPGKEVRVEDVPNAFVFHVETDGSFPIEELVTRAADTIAERATELEDAVQL from the coding sequence ATGACTGAGGAGTACGACGTCGAGTTCGTCGAACGCGAGGATCGCGAAGCGCGGTTCCTCGTTCGCGGCGTGACACCCGGATTCGCCAACGGCATCCGTCGAGCGATGGTCGCCGACGTGCCGACGATGGCGATCGACACCGTCCGGTTCGTCGAGAACTCGTCGGTCATGTTCGACGAGCAACTCGCCTTGCGGCTCGGGCTCGTCCCGCTGACGACGCCGCCGGTCGGCGAGTTCGGTGACGACGACACCGTCACGCTCTCGATCGACGTCGAAGGGCCGGACACCGCATACTCCGGCGATCTCGTCTCCAGCGATGATCTCGTTCAACCCGCCGAGGAGAACGTCCCGATCATCGATCTCAAGGACGGCCAGCGCCTCGAGGCCGAGGCTGACGCCGTCATCGACCGCGGGAAAGACCACGCCAAACATCAGGGCGGGGTCGCGGTGGGCTACCGGCATCTCCAGCGCGTGGAGGTCGACGGTGAGCTCCCCGAGTTCGAGGACGAGGAGAGTCGGATCATCCGCGGTGTCATCGAGGACGACGGTGAGCTCGTTTCGACGAGCGAATTCGACCACGACCTCTCGAACCGCTATCCGGGCAAGGAGGTCCGGGTCGAGGACGTGCCGAACGCCTTCGTCTTCCACGTGGAGACCGACGGCTCGTTCCCAATCGAGGAACTCGTGACGCGGGCCGCAGATACGATCGCGGAACGCGCGACCGAACTCGAAGACGCAGTACAGCTGTAG
- the rpsB gene encoding 30S ribosomal protein S2 — protein sequence MTENDATQEGLDAAEEAIDEEPAEGAGPAADADDVEPVDEQPADAEGAPAADAEEADDVDEEADAGPTLDDDVMSDEEADLLIPVEDYLGAGVHIGTQQKTEDMDRFIHRVRTDGLYVLDVSKTDGRIRTAADFLANYNPEQILVTSSRQYGRFPAEKFAEAVGARARTGRFIPGTLTNPKYDGYIEPDVLVVTDPIGDAQAVKEAITVGIPVIAMCDSNNQVSNVDLVVPTNNKGRKALSVVYWLLANEVLDRRGAEPSYSLEDFESGV from the coding sequence ATGACAGAGAACGATGCAACCCAGGAAGGGCTCGACGCCGCCGAGGAGGCGATCGACGAGGAGCCAGCCGAAGGGGCTGGCCCCGCCGCCGACGCCGACGACGTCGAGCCAGTAGACGAACAGCCCGCCGACGCCGAGGGAGCGCCCGCGGCCGACGCCGAAGAAGCCGACGACGTCGACGAGGAAGCGGACGCCGGTCCGACCCTCGACGACGACGTCATGTCCGACGAGGAGGCGGACCTGCTGATCCCCGTCGAGGACTACCTCGGCGCTGGCGTCCACATCGGGACCCAGCAGAAGACCGAGGACATGGACCGGTTCATCCACCGCGTCCGAACCGACGGGCTCTACGTGCTCGACGTCTCGAAGACCGACGGCCGCATCCGTACGGCCGCGGACTTCCTCGCGAACTACAATCCCGAGCAGATTCTGGTCACGTCCTCGCGCCAGTACGGTCGGTTCCCGGCGGAGAAGTTCGCCGAAGCCGTGGGCGCTCGCGCCCGCACCGGCCGCTTCATCCCGGGCACCCTGACGAACCCGAAGTACGACGGCTACATCGAGCCGGACGTGCTCGTCGTCACCGACCCGATCGGCGACGCCCAGGCCGTCAAGGAGGCCATCACGGTCGGCATCCCGGTCATCGCGATGTGTGACTCGAACAACCAGGTCAGTAACGTCGACCTCGTCGTCCCGACGAACAACAAGGGTCGCAAGGCCCTCTCGGTCGTCTACTGGCTGCTGGCCAACGAGGTCCTCGATCGGCGCGGCGCGGAGCCGTCCTACTCGCTCGAGGACTTCGAGAGCGGCGTCTAA
- a CDS encoding DNA-directed RNA polymerase subunit N, whose product MMVPVRCFTCGNVVAEHWEEFDERANEGDEDPEKVLDELGVERYCCRRMLVSHKDLVDVVSPYQ is encoded by the coding sequence ATGATGGTACCGGTCCGGTGTTTCACCTGTGGCAACGTCGTCGCCGAACACTGGGAGGAGTTCGACGAGCGAGCGAACGAGGGCGACGAGGACCCCGAGAAGGTCTTAGACGAGCTCGGCGTCGAGCGCTACTGCTGTCGGCGCATGCTCGTCAGTCATAAAGACCTCGTCGACGTCGTCTCCCCGTACCAGTAA
- the eno gene encoding phosphopyruvate hydratase produces the protein MTLITDIRLRRILDSRGNPTVEADVVTESGGFGRAAAPSGASTGEYEAVERPPSEAIAAARERAVPRLVGEVYAGNQRDVDAALHAADGTDDFSELGANSAVAISMAAAKAGADVLGAPLFQHLGGTFRGDNFPIPLGNVVGGGEHAADATDIQEFLAAPVGAPSVADAVFANAAVHAAVADLLEERDVPCGKGDEGAWAPSIDDSEAFEIVAEAVSMVQDEVGFNIGFGLDVAGAELYDSESETYEYSDRSRDTDEQIAYIADLVEEYDLVYVEDPLDEDDYDAFADLTDEVGDQTLICGDDLFVTNTDRLVEGIDRGAANSILIKPNQIGTLTDAFDAIELATGNGYDSVVSHRSGETEDATIAHLAVATDAPFIKTGAVGGERTAKLNELIRIADDAT, from the coding sequence ATGACGCTCATCACCGACATTCGGCTGCGCCGGATCCTCGACTCGCGAGGGAATCCGACGGTCGAGGCAGATGTCGTGACCGAGAGCGGCGGCTTCGGCCGCGCCGCAGCACCGAGCGGTGCCAGTACCGGCGAGTACGAGGCCGTCGAGCGGCCGCCGAGCGAGGCGATCGCCGCGGCTCGGGAACGCGCCGTTCCCCGGCTCGTCGGCGAGGTCTACGCGGGTAATCAGCGCGACGTCGACGCCGCGCTCCACGCCGCCGACGGCACCGACGACTTCTCGGAACTCGGCGCTAACAGCGCGGTCGCGATCTCGATGGCCGCCGCGAAGGCCGGTGCCGACGTGCTCGGCGCGCCGCTGTTCCAGCACCTCGGCGGCACATTCCGGGGCGACAACTTCCCGATTCCGCTCGGTAACGTCGTCGGTGGCGGCGAACACGCCGCCGACGCGACCGACATTCAGGAGTTCCTGGCCGCACCCGTCGGCGCACCCAGCGTCGCGGACGCCGTCTTCGCCAACGCGGCCGTCCACGCGGCCGTCGCCGATCTGCTCGAGGAACGCGACGTTCCCTGTGGCAAGGGCGACGAGGGCGCGTGGGCGCCGTCGATCGACGACAGCGAGGCCTTCGAAATCGTCGCTGAGGCGGTCTCGATGGTTCAGGACGAGGTCGGCTTTAACATCGGCTTCGGACTGGACGTCGCCGGCGCTGAGCTGTACGATTCCGAGTCGGAAACGTACGAGTACAGCGATCGGAGCCGTGACACCGACGAACAGATCGCATACATCGCGGACCTGGTCGAGGAGTACGACCTCGTCTACGTCGAGGATCCGCTCGACGAGGACGATTACGACGCCTTCGCCGACCTCACGGACGAAGTCGGCGATCAGACGCTGATCTGCGGTGACGACCTATTCGTCACCAACACCGACCGTCTCGTCGAGGGGATCGATCGCGGCGCGGCCAACAGCATCCTGATCAAGCCCAACCAGATCGGGACGCTGACGGACGCGTTCGACGCGATCGAGCTCGCGACGGGGAACGGCTACGACTCGGTCGTCTCTCACCGGTCGGGCGAGACCGAAGACGCGACGATCGCACACCTCGCCGTCGCGACCGACGCGCCCTTCATCAAGACGGGTGCCGTCGGCGGCGAGCGAACCGCAAAGCTCAACGAGCTCATTCGAATCGCAGACGACGCGACATGA
- a CDS encoding DNA-directed RNA polymerase subunit K, with protein sequence MQQQQHNRYEKARILGARALQVSYGAPVLIETEQTQPILIAAEEYDAGVLPFTVKRGYDRK encoded by the coding sequence ATGCAACAACAACAGCACAACCGCTACGAGAAGGCACGCATCCTCGGCGCTCGAGCGCTGCAGGTCTCCTACGGCGCGCCGGTGTTGATCGAGACGGAGCAGACCCAACCGATCCTCATCGCCGCCGAGGAGTACGACGCCGGTGTGTTGCCCTTTACCGTCAAGCGGGGGTACGACCGGAAATGA